A stretch of Pseudorhodobacter turbinis DNA encodes these proteins:
- a CDS encoding siderophore ABC transporter substrate-binding protein, with translation MNRIACAALFGLSLCAAPASMAGDILIQTAQGGVATAQSPSKVVALDVASIDTLTALGVTLAGAPDKLYVDYLGDLGTQPVGTLFEPDMEALANLDPDLIIVGGRSATKAQPLAKIAPTIDMTIGADTIADARKNIETYGKLFDKEDKATALLTTLDTHLSEVKVAAAGKGNALILMTNGPKVSAYGRGSRFGWLHTALDLPEAFENLNPEVHGDAVSFEFIAETNPDWLIVVDRSVAIGEASSAQTTLDNPLVAGTMAAQKGQIIYLSAAPLYIAGGGYTSLSTTLAELKTAFTK, from the coding sequence ATGAACCGCATTGCCTGTGCAGCGTTATTTGGCCTGTCCCTCTGTGCTGCCCCTGCCTCGATGGCCGGGGATATTCTGATTCAAACAGCCCAAGGGGGGGTGGCGACAGCCCAAAGCCCGTCAAAGGTTGTGGCGCTGGATGTCGCCTCGATTGACACGTTGACAGCGCTTGGCGTTACATTGGCCGGCGCGCCAGACAAGCTCTATGTCGATTATCTTGGCGATCTGGGCACCCAGCCTGTTGGCACTTTGTTTGAGCCGGATATGGAAGCCTTGGCAAATCTGGATCCGGATCTGATCATTGTTGGTGGCCGGTCCGCAACCAAGGCCCAGCCCTTGGCAAAGATTGCCCCCACGATTGATATGACAATCGGTGCCGATACCATTGCCGATGCGCGCAAAAACATCGAAACTTATGGCAAGCTCTTTGATAAGGAAGACAAGGCCACAGCCCTTTTGACGACGCTGGATACGCATCTTTCCGAAGTAAAGGTCGCCGCAGCCGGTAAAGGCAATGCCCTTATCCTTATGACCAACGGGCCAAAGGTTTCCGCTTATGGGCGCGGCTCGCGGTTTGGCTGGTTGCACACCGCCCTTGATCTGCCCGAGGCTTTTGAGAACCTTAATCCCGAGGTGCATGGCGATGCCGTTTCCTTTGAATTCATCGCCGAAACGAACCCCGACTGGCTGATCGTGGTCGATCGCAGCGTGGCAATTGGCGAGGCGTCCTCGGCGCAAACGACTTTGGACAATCCGCTGGTGGCCGGAACAATGGCCGCACAAAAGGGCCAGATCATCTATCTGTCAGCCGCACCGCTTTATATCGCGGGGGGCGGCTATACCTCGCTCAGCACCACATTGGCCGAGTTGAAAACCGCATTCACTAAATAG
- a CDS encoding DUF2218 domain-containing protein, translated as MLTSTAHYPTEHASKYLQQLCKHFAHKVTVENDAHRGSVALEAGPAELTADENGLTIRVTAEDAKGIIGARFVFDIHLVTFAHREGFTGLSWAMLP; from the coding sequence ATGCTCACATCGACGGCCCATTACCCGACAGAACATGCGTCAAAATACCTTCAACAGCTGTGCAAGCATTTTGCCCATAAGGTCACGGTTGAGAATGATGCGCACCGCGGCTCGGTCGCGCTGGAGGCTGGCCCGGCAGAACTGACTGCTGATGAAAACGGGCTGACGATACGTGTCACCGCTGAGGACGCTAAAGGGATTATCGGTGCGCGCTTCGTATTCGATATCCATCTTGTGACCTTTGCCCATCGCGAAGGCTTCACCGGGCTAAGCTGGGCGATGTTGCCCTGA
- a CDS encoding TetR/AcrR family transcriptional regulator produces MSRPMQYDREEALGKAMLIFWQKGYHATSLKDLEKGLNMKPGSIYCAFSSKENLYLLALDLYVRRSVARFQAHMEQASSPLTGLAEHLRGFAREGIDDGARQVCMLTKTLVDVTSTAPDIAAQAKIHLMQIRQAFADAFASAKAAGELPVDADCMHLARRFQGAVTALRFELHLDTDQTDIAALAEDLAREVEAMRLSPPGTQLPLCAKHLAPSIRKE; encoded by the coding sequence ATGAGCCGACCAATGCAATATGATCGTGAAGAAGCCTTGGGTAAGGCCATGTTGATCTTTTGGCAAAAAGGCTATCATGCGACCTCGCTCAAGGATCTGGAGAAAGGGCTGAATATGAAGCCCGGAAGCATTTATTGCGCCTTTTCCAGCAAAGAGAACCTCTACCTTCTGGCGCTTGACCTTTATGTCAGGCGCTCTGTCGCACGGTTTCAGGCGCATATGGAGCAGGCCTCATCCCCGCTGACAGGTTTGGCCGAACATCTGCGCGGGTTTGCGCGGGAGGGCATCGATGATGGTGCGCGTCAGGTCTGTATGCTGACGAAGACTTTGGTGGATGTTACCTCCACCGCGCCCGACATTGCCGCGCAGGCCAAAATTCACCTTATGCAGATCCGTCAGGCTTTCGCGGATGCCTTTGCCAGTGCGAAGGCGGCGGGTGAGCTGCCTGTTGATGCCGATTGCATGCATTTGGCACGGCGGTTCCAAGGCGCGGTGACCGCCCTGCGGTTTGAGCTGCATCTGGACACCGATCAAACCGATATCGCGGCACTGGCCGAAGATTTAGCACGGGAGGTGGAGGCCATGCGGCTTTCACCCCCCGGAACACAGTTACCCTTATGTGCCAAGCACCTGGCACCCTCAATCCGAAAGGAATAG
- the yghU gene encoding glutathione-dependent disulfide-bond oxidoreductase encodes MANYTPPKVWTWDAENGGNWAKTNRPIAGATFDAELPVGKHPLQLYSMGTPNGQKVTIMLEELLALGKTDAEYDAHLIKIGDGDQFSSGFVAINPNSKIPALMDHDTGVRVFESGSILLYLAEKFGAFLPADLAHRTEVMNWVFWLQGSAPYLGGGFGHFYAYAPEKFEYPINRFTMEVKRQMDVLDRELAEHKYLGGDTYTIADMLTWPWYGNLVLGNAYDAGEFLDVESYTNLRRWAKEILARPAVQRGRIVNRTGGPLNEQLHERHDASDFDTKTQDKIAAAGE; translated from the coding sequence ATGGCCAATTATACCCCCCCCAAGGTTTGGACATGGGATGCGGAGAACGGCGGCAATTGGGCCAAAACCAATCGCCCCATCGCAGGCGCAACCTTTGATGCAGAGCTGCCCGTCGGCAAGCATCCGCTTCAGCTTTACTCGATGGGCACGCCGAACGGCCAAAAGGTCACGATCATGCTGGAAGAGCTTCTGGCGCTGGGCAAGACCGACGCGGAATATGATGCCCATCTGATCAAGATCGGTGACGGCGATCAGTTCTCATCGGGCTTCGTGGCGATTAATCCGAACTCTAAAATCCCGGCGCTGATGGACCATGACACCGGCGTGCGTGTGTTCGAGAGCGGGTCGATCCTGCTGTATCTCGCCGAAAAGTTTGGGGCCTTTCTGCCAGCCGATCTGGCACACCGTACCGAGGTCATGAACTGGGTGTTCTGGCTGCAAGGGTCCGCGCCTTATCTGGGCGGTGGTTTCGGGCATTTCTATGCCTATGCGCCTGAAAAATTTGAATATCCGATCAACCGCTTCACGATGGAAGTCAAACGTCAGATGGATGTGCTGGACCGTGAACTGGCCGAGCATAAGTATCTTGGCGGTGACACATATACCATCGCGGATATGCTGACATGGCCTTGGTATGGCAATCTGGTTCTGGGGAATGCCTATGATGCAGGCGAATTCCTGGATGTAGAAAGCTACACCAACCTGCGGCGCTGGGCCAAAGAGATACTCGCCCGTCCTGCAGTTCAACGTGGCCGGATTGTAAACCGCACCGGTGGCCCGCTGAACGAACAGCTTCACGAACGCCATGACGCGTCTGATTTCGATACAAAAACCCAAGATAAAATCGCAGCAGCGGGCGAGTAA
- a CDS encoding glutathione S-transferase family protein → MLKFYYHPTPNPLKIALFLAETDLPFELVAVDTAAGKQHTPEFRAINPNGKVPAIDDDGTLVFDSTAILLYLAEKTGKLGGTPEYRGAMLSWMLFIASGLGPFSGQCVHFHHSAPEDLPYAKNRFMREAERHYQVLNDHLKGREFMVGDSYSIADISAWGWAIRGDRVLGGEGLARFPEVARWFKAINARPAVEKALQIGKGETFKTPGDEASLRALFPSNYAQS, encoded by the coding sequence ATGTTGAAATTCTACTATCATCCAACGCCAAACCCGCTGAAAATCGCGTTGTTTCTGGCCGAGACCGATTTGCCCTTTGAGCTGGTCGCTGTCGACACGGCCGCCGGTAAACAGCACACGCCAGAGTTCAGGGCGATCAACCCGAACGGCAAGGTGCCTGCGATTGATGACGACGGCACGCTTGTGTTCGACAGCACGGCAATCCTGCTTTATCTGGCGGAAAAGACCGGCAAGCTGGGCGGCACCCCTGAATATCGCGGTGCCATGCTGTCTTGGATGTTGTTTATTGCCTCGGGTCTTGGGCCGTTTTCGGGGCAATGCGTTCACTTCCATCACAGCGCCCCTGAAGACCTCCCTTATGCGAAAAACCGCTTTATGCGTGAGGCAGAGCGTCACTATCAGGTGCTCAATGACCATCTGAAGGGCCGCGAATTTATGGTGGGGGACAGCTATTCCATTGCCGATATTTCTGCTTGGGGCTGGGCCATTCGCGGTGATCGCGTGTTGGGCGGCGAAGGCCTTGCGCGTTTCCCCGAGGTTGCGCGCTGGTTCAAGGCGATCAACGCACGCCCTGCCGTTGAAAAGGCACTGCAGATCGGCAAGGGAGAGACCTTTAAAACGCCGGGTGACGAAGCCTCGCTGCGTGCATTGTTCCCCAGCAACTACGCCCAATCCTGA
- a CDS encoding carboxymuconolactone decarboxylase family protein has protein sequence MNFPSHDQDTAPEASKPLLAESQKAFGRLPGLHQVLAESPQAYQGYQILHKLFTETDFDADELTVVWQSINVEHACHYCVPAHTGIAKMMKVSDDITTALRNETPLPSPKLEALRVFTIQMVRERGNVSDEQMQAFFDAGYSHRAVLDVILGLAQKTMSNYINHVAQTPVDEVFKPLAWQRSDTPLKV, from the coding sequence ATGAATTTTCCATCCCACGATCAAGATACCGCCCCCGAAGCCTCCAAGCCGCTGCTGGCGGAATCGCAAAAAGCCTTTGGCCGTTTGCCCGGTCTGCATCAGGTTCTGGCGGAAAGCCCGCAGGCCTATCAGGGGTACCAGATCCTTCATAAATTGTTCACCGAGACCGATTTCGACGCAGACGAACTAACTGTTGTCTGGCAGTCGATCAATGTTGAGCATGCCTGCCATTACTGTGTGCCGGCCCACACCGGCATTGCCAAGATGATGAAAGTGTCTGACGACATCACGACCGCATTGCGCAATGAAACACCGCTGCCAAGCCCCAAGCTGGAGGCGTTGCGGGTGTTCACCATCCAAATGGTCCGCGAGCGCGGGAATGTATCGGACGAACAGATGCAAGCCTTTTTCGATGCGGGCTATAGCCACCGCGCCGTTCTGGATGTGATCCTCGGCCTCGCCCAGAAAACCATGTCGAACTACATCAACCACGTTGCCCAAACACCGGTGGATGAAGTGTTCAAGCCGCTGGCGTGGCAGCGCAGCGATACGCCCTTGAAGGTGTAA
- a CDS encoding TetR/AcrR family transcriptional regulator produces the protein MARKPNYDRNELIDRARDLFWRRGWAGTSLKDLEATLQLNPGSFYAAFGSKEALFELAMNKYAADGAERLKNLVQKYGPIQALQRFPEMAIANVGAPAKACMLSKTLLELHAHNHPLARKANEHLLRMEVQFAELFRQAQSAGEIGSAYDPKALARRYQSDLLGLRVSAERDGVDAQAIAQEIADSLLRL, from the coding sequence ATGGCACGCAAACCGAACTACGACCGTAACGAACTAATTGATCGCGCCCGTGACCTTTTCTGGCGTCGTGGTTGGGCGGGAACGTCTTTGAAGGATCTGGAAGCGACCTTGCAGTTGAACCCGGGCAGTTTTTACGCGGCCTTTGGATCAAAAGAGGCGCTGTTCGAGCTTGCGATGAACAAATATGCGGCAGACGGTGCCGAGAGGCTCAAGAATCTTGTGCAGAAATACGGGCCAATTCAAGCACTCCAACGTTTTCCCGAAATGGCAATCGCGAATGTCGGGGCCCCCGCCAAGGCCTGCATGCTATCCAAGACGCTTTTGGAGCTTCACGCGCATAATCACCCGTTGGCGCGCAAAGCGAATGAGCATCTTTTGAGGATGGAAGTGCAATTCGCAGAGCTGTTCCGACAGGCACAATCGGCCGGAGAGATTGGCAGCGCTTACGATCCCAAAGCACTGGCCCGCCGCTATCAGTCCGACCTTTTGGGGCTGCGCGTATCGGCCGAGCGGGACGGGGTCGACGCCCAAGCCATCGCACAGGAAATCGCAGATAGTTTACTCCGCCTTTAA
- a CDS encoding methionine ABC transporter ATP-binding protein, translating to MSDQKIQGASIVFQAVGKAFVEPGGGVVSAVDDASLTVEAGAITGIIGRSGAGKSTMLRMVNGLERPTTGKILVGGQDVGAAHGAALRAIRRDVGMIFQHFNLLASRTVAGNIALPLEVAGVPSATIKARVADLVHRVGLDAQSDRYPAELSGGQKQRVGIARALATEPKVLLSDEATSALDPETTQTVLELLKDINRDLGLTILLITHEMAVVRDIASHMAVIEGGKIVEAGKTYDVFAAPKHPTTRSFLSGVTGVTLPAFIAGRMQDTRPQGASEEVVRVTFAGKHATDPMLALLTRDLGIAVNILAGAIEEIGTEPFGNLLISFDADKGEQARAYLERHGLLTEVLGYVG from the coding sequence ATGTCAGACCAAAAAATCCAAGGGGCCTCTATCGTTTTTCAGGCGGTGGGGAAGGCCTTTGTTGAACCGGGCGGGGGCGTGGTCTCTGCTGTTGATGATGCCTCTCTGACGGTTGAGGCAGGCGCGATTACAGGCATCATTGGCCGTTCGGGTGCGGGCAAATCCACGATGCTGCGGATGGTGAACGGGCTTGAACGGCCGACGACAGGGAAAATTCTGGTCGGCGGGCAGGATGTTGGCGCGGCCCATGGGGCGGCGTTGCGGGCCATCCGGCGTGACGTTGGCATGATCTTCCAGCATTTCAACCTTTTGGCCTCTCGTACGGTTGCGGGTAATATCGCCCTGCCGCTAGAGGTTGCTGGCGTTCCATCCGCAACAATCAAGGCGCGCGTGGCGGATCTGGTCCACCGCGTCGGCCTTGACGCCCAAAGCGACCGCTATCCGGCAGAGCTGTCGGGTGGTCAGAAACAGCGCGTCGGCATTGCGCGGGCGTTGGCAACGGAACCCAAGGTGCTGCTGTCGGATGAGGCAACTTCTGCCCTTGACCCCGAAACGACGCAAACTGTGCTTGAGCTGTTGAAAGATATCAATCGCGATCTTGGGCTTACCATTCTTTTGATTACCCATGAGATGGCCGTGGTGCGCGACATCGCCAGCCATATGGCCGTGATCGAGGGCGGCAAAATTGTTGAGGCCGGCAAAACCTATGATGTGTTTGCCGCACCGAAGCACCCGACGACGCGGTCCTTTCTGTCCGGTGTGACCGGTGTCACCCTTCCGGCCTTTATCGCAGGCCGGATGCAAGATACCCGCCCGCAGGGCGCTAGCGAAGAGGTGGTCCGTGTGACCTTTGCGGGCAAACATGCGACCGACCCGATGCTTGCGCTTTTGACCCGTGATCTGGGCATTGCCGTCAACATCCTTGCCGGCGCGATTGAGGAAATCGGCACAGAGCCCTTTGGCAATCTGTTGATCTCCTTCGATGCGGATAAAGGGGAACAGGCACGGGCCTATCTGGAACGGCACGGACTTTTGACGGAGGTGCTTGGCTATGTCGGCTAA
- a CDS encoding methionine ABC transporter permease has translation MSANVINLLLDATWQTLYMVAVSTILGTILGLPLGVFLAISQRGELLSQPWVNKVLGLVVNATRSVPFIILVVAIIPFTRMIAGTSIGTTAAIVPLTIAAVPFIARLIENAIREVDSGLIEAARAMGATPLQIIRKVLIPEALPSITLGLTLAVVSLIGYSAMVGAVGGEGLGDLGIRYGYQRFMPEVMGVVVVILVVLVQLVQSIGEWIAAKVDKRAPKGRGQ, from the coding sequence ATGTCGGCTAATGTGATCAACCTGTTGCTCGATGCAACCTGGCAGACGCTTTATATGGTTGCCGTCTCGACCATTTTAGGCACGATTTTGGGCCTGCCTCTGGGGGTGTTTCTGGCGATCTCCCAACGTGGGGAGCTGTTGTCGCAGCCTTGGGTGAATAAGGTGCTGGGGCTTGTGGTCAATGCGACGCGCTCTGTGCCGTTTATCATCCTTGTCGTGGCGATTATCCCGTTTACGCGCATGATTGCGGGCACCTCTATCGGGACCACGGCCGCGATTGTACCCTTGACGATTGCCGCCGTGCCCTTCATCGCCCGCCTGATTGAAAACGCTATTCGAGAGGTTGATAGCGGTCTGATCGAGGCGGCGCGCGCCATGGGGGCCACGCCGTTGCAGATCATCCGCAAGGTGCTGATCCCCGAAGCGCTTCCCTCTATCACCCTTGGCCTCACCCTCGCTGTGGTCAGCCTGATCGGTTATTCCGCGATGGTTGGCGCGGTCGGCGGGGAGGGGCTTGGCGACCTTGGCATCCGCTATGGCTACCAGCGGTTTATGCCCGAGGTCATGGGCGTGGTGGTTGTCATCCTTGTCGTTCTTGTCCAGCTCGTGCAATCCATAGGTGAATGGATCGCGGCGAAGGTAGACAAACGTGCACCCAAGGGCCGCGGGCAATAA
- a CDS encoding MetQ/NlpA family ABC transporter substrate-binding protein, whose translation MLRLTTLTSVLALAATALMAEQIKVGVSPGEHAEIMDEVVKIAAPMGLDIDVVEFSDYVIPNTALADGDIQANSFQHVPYLENQMKDRGFELVVVGNTITAPMGIYSDKIDDLAKLEDGAKVAIPNDPTNGGRALLLLQDLGLLTLTEGTGLVPSPLDIADNAKGLKFLELDAAQLPRTLADADIAIINTNYAIASGLNPKNDSIAMEKSDNPYVNVIVVRKGDENLPWVKTLVEAYHSDEIKTFINEAYEGSVITSW comes from the coding sequence ATGCTGCGTCTTACCACCCTCACATCCGTTCTTGCGCTTGCGGCAACCGCCCTTATGGCCGAACAAATCAAGGTCGGTGTCTCCCCCGGCGAGCATGCCGAAATCATGGATGAAGTGGTGAAAATTGCCGCGCCAATGGGGCTGGATATCGATGTGGTCGAGTTTTCCGACTATGTGATCCCGAACACCGCGCTGGCCGATGGCGACATTCAGGCCAATTCCTTCCAGCATGTGCCCTATCTGGAAAACCAGATGAAGGACCGCGGCTTTGAACTGGTTGTTGTTGGCAACACGATCACTGCGCCTATGGGCATCTATTCCGACAAGATTGATGATCTTGCCAAGCTGGAAGACGGCGCAAAGGTGGCAATTCCCAACGATCCGACCAATGGCGGCCGCGCGCTTTTGCTGTTGCAAGATCTTGGGCTGCTGACCTTGACCGAGGGCACGGGTCTGGTGCCCAGCCCGCTTGATATTGCGGATAACGCCAAGGGCCTCAAGTTTCTTGAACTTGACGCAGCCCAGTTGCCGCGCACATTGGCGGATGCGGATATCGCGATTATCAACACCAACTATGCGATCGCCTCCGGTCTCAACCCGAAAAACGATTCCATCGCGATGGAAAAATCCGACAACCCCTATGTGAATGTCATTGTGGTGCGCAAAGGGGATGAAAATCTGCCGTGGGTCAAAACCCTCGTCGAGGCCTATCATTCCGATGAGATCAAAACGTTTATTAACGAAGCCTATGAGGGCTCTGTGATCACGTCCTGGTAA
- the hsdR gene encoding type I restriction-modification system endonuclease encodes MDFESQNFSHLMEIDRPLSVLASHAERYFVDDANTALIKTRQFAERMTYFVAENAGAMQEDGDTFADTLRKIRRDDLLPSEILDVLHHLRIEGNAAVHGHSGERRLAFEAIKLCHRLGVWLRASVTNKPGLTIPFIPPSLSADDTEDLRQQVEDLRQQLHKQSLAASEQAEFAQNAKSAALDAEQRAVLAEEERAIYAELALEAENIGREKRPSGSAQTFIKAAFASAKDMDFDEADTRLLVDEQLRQAGWEADSGELRYAAGTRPERNRNIAIAEWPTASGPADYALFVGLTLVGLIEAKRKRKNVMSALDVQATRYSHDIQPAESFKFAGGPWGEHKAPFIFASNGRSYYPALETQSGIWFRDTRVAKNAARALEGWFTPEGLSERLEVDREAAEAKLADQPFNFGFELRPYQIAAIKAVEEGLAKERREMLVAMATGTGKTKLAIAMIYRLLEAKRFLRVCFIVDRSALGEQAESAFETTRMVGAKTFAEIFGLRGLDDHSTDRDAKIDICTVQSLVKRVLEKEPRNRPPIDQYDLILIDECHRGYLLDREMSAAETTFRDQNDYVSKYRRVVEYFDAVKIGLTATPALHTAEIFGEPIYRYSYREAVVDGWLVDHDPPHLIKTALSKAGITLEAGDTIDILDPKTGEIDTATLPDQMDFRVEHFNRKIRTPTFNKVVSEEIARRVDITSPDAGKTLVFAASDDHADEIVACLRQAYRDEGLDICDDMIQKVTGSIDKPNKMILKYKNERDPRIAVTVDLLTTGIDVPAIKNLVFLRRVNSRILYDQMIGRATRKCDEIGKDAFQIYDAVDLYPNLQAMTEMRPVVVNPTVTFETLFDGFENAEDSTHQDEILDQITVKLSRKVRKMNDDIRQQYTAQAGETPEETLKRFRTTETPAVSIWTKERPGLGAFFDFKGDRGAPPIIPIYTGQDEVVSVSRGYGDGVKPADFIDAFQEFIRENANRIDALNLVLTRPRDLTRESLKDLRMALDARHFTESALRTAWRDKTNEDIAASIIGLIRQAALGDALVPYSTRVDAAIRKVLSSHDLDDVQQRWLSKIGDEMKSQVVIDRKAFDDPPFAQHGGYKRFDKIFKGELDAILEEIRNNTWEPAA; translated from the coding sequence GTGGATTTTGAGAGCCAAAATTTCAGTCATTTAATGGAAATTGATCGTCCGTTATCGGTTCTGGCCTCACATGCCGAACGGTACTTTGTTGATGACGCCAATACAGCGCTGATCAAGACCAGACAGTTTGCAGAGCGAATGACCTATTTCGTGGCCGAAAACGCAGGCGCTATGCAAGAGGACGGTGACACATTCGCTGACACACTTCGAAAAATTCGCCGAGACGACCTTTTACCAAGCGAAATACTCGACGTGCTGCATCACTTGCGAATTGAAGGCAATGCAGCTGTACACGGGCATTCGGGTGAGCGACGTCTTGCCTTTGAAGCCATCAAGCTGTGTCACCGTCTCGGTGTTTGGCTGCGAGCGTCCGTCACGAACAAACCTGGGTTGACGATACCCTTTATACCGCCAAGTCTTTCGGCAGACGACACAGAGGACCTACGCCAACAAGTTGAGGACCTGAGACAGCAACTACATAAACAGTCTCTGGCAGCCTCTGAGCAAGCCGAATTTGCCCAAAACGCCAAGTCTGCAGCTCTTGACGCAGAGCAGCGCGCCGTCCTGGCCGAAGAAGAAAGAGCTATTTATGCAGAGCTTGCTCTTGAGGCGGAGAATATTGGGCGTGAAAAACGACCTTCAGGGTCCGCGCAAACCTTCATCAAGGCAGCCTTTGCTTCGGCGAAGGATATGGATTTTGATGAAGCTGACACCAGACTTCTCGTCGACGAACAGCTTCGCCAGGCAGGCTGGGAGGCAGACAGCGGTGAGCTGAGGTATGCAGCGGGCACCAGACCTGAGCGGAATAGGAACATTGCTATTGCTGAATGGCCTACAGCGTCTGGCCCAGCCGATTACGCGCTATTTGTTGGTCTCACACTGGTTGGGCTTATCGAGGCTAAGAGAAAGCGGAAGAACGTAATGTCAGCGCTTGACGTTCAAGCCACACGATATTCCCATGACATCCAACCAGCCGAAAGTTTCAAATTCGCCGGCGGCCCTTGGGGCGAGCACAAAGCTCCATTCATTTTCGCATCCAATGGGCGAAGTTACTATCCGGCTTTGGAAACCCAAAGCGGGATATGGTTTCGAGATACCCGCGTCGCAAAAAATGCGGCCCGTGCACTCGAAGGATGGTTTACCCCAGAAGGACTTTCAGAGCGATTGGAGGTTGACCGCGAGGCAGCTGAGGCCAAACTCGCGGACCAGCCTTTCAATTTCGGGTTTGAATTGCGCCCCTATCAGATCGCAGCAATTAAAGCCGTAGAGGAAGGGTTGGCGAAGGAACGACGCGAGATGCTTGTCGCCATGGCGACTGGTACCGGAAAAACCAAGCTTGCCATCGCTATGATCTATCGCTTGCTGGAAGCGAAGAGATTCTTGCGGGTTTGTTTCATCGTCGATCGAAGTGCATTGGGCGAACAAGCGGAAAGCGCATTCGAGACGACACGGATGGTCGGGGCAAAAACATTTGCGGAGATATTCGGTTTGCGGGGCCTCGACGATCACAGCACAGACCGTGATGCTAAAATCGATATCTGTACCGTCCAAAGTCTTGTAAAACGCGTCTTGGAGAAAGAGCCCAGGAACAGACCACCAATCGATCAGTATGATCTTATCCTGATCGATGAATGCCATCGGGGATACCTGCTGGATCGCGAAATGAGTGCGGCTGAAACCACTTTCAGAGATCAAAACGATTACGTCTCAAAGTATCGCCGCGTCGTCGAATACTTTGACGCTGTAAAGATCGGCCTAACCGCAACCCCCGCCCTTCACACTGCAGAAATCTTTGGTGAACCTATCTATCGTTACAGTTACCGCGAAGCCGTCGTCGACGGTTGGCTGGTCGATCATGATCCCCCCCACCTGATAAAGACGGCCCTGAGCAAAGCCGGAATTACCTTGGAGGCAGGCGATACGATCGATATTTTGGATCCCAAGACAGGCGAAATCGACACCGCGACATTGCCCGATCAGATGGATTTCCGAGTCGAGCATTTTAATCGAAAAATCCGGACCCCGACGTTCAACAAAGTCGTTTCCGAAGAAATTGCACGGCGAGTTGATATTACCTCCCCAGATGCGGGCAAAACGCTTGTATTCGCAGCCTCTGACGATCACGCTGATGAAATCGTTGCTTGCCTCCGCCAGGCCTATCGCGACGAAGGCCTCGATATCTGCGATGACATGATCCAGAAAGTGACTGGCTCCATCGACAAGCCGAATAAGATGATCTTGAAATACAAAAACGAGCGCGATCCGCGGATCGCTGTCACCGTAGATCTTCTGACAACTGGCATCGATGTGCCTGCCATCAAAAACCTTGTCTTCCTGCGTCGCGTCAATTCACGGATTTTGTATGACCAAATGATCGGCCGGGCGACGCGCAAGTGCGACGAAATCGGAAAAGACGCTTTCCAGATCTACGATGCAGTCGATTTGTACCCCAACCTTCAAGCCATGACAGAAATGCGCCCGGTGGTGGTCAATCCTACAGTGACTTTCGAAACCCTTTTCGACGGGTTTGAAAACGCAGAAGACTCCACCCACCAAGATGAAATCCTTGACCAGATCACCGTCAAACTCTCTCGCAAAGTGAGGAAGATGAATGACGACATCAGGCAACAATACACCGCGCAGGCGGGAGAGACGCCCGAAGAAACCCTGAAACGGTTCAGGACCACCGAAACACCGGCTGTAAGCATATGGACGAAAGAACGCCCTGGTCTCGGGGCCTTCTTTGATTTCAAAGGGGATCGCGGTGCACCACCAATCATCCCGATCTACACGGGCCAAGATGAAGTAGTCAGCGTCAGCCGAGGCTACGGCGACGGCGTCAAGCCCGCCGACTTCATCGATGCCTTTCAAGAATTCATCCGGGAAAATGCCAACCGCATTGATGCCCTGAACCTCGTGCTGACCAGACCGCGTGATCTGACCCGTGAAAGCCTCAAGGATCTGCGGATGGCGCTGGATGCGCGGCATTTCACCGAAAGCGCCCTGAGAACCGCTTGGCGTGACAAAACCAACGAAGATATTGCTGCCTCGATTATTGGTTTGATCCGTCAGGCCGCCTTGGGCGATGCGCTGGTCCCCTACAGCACGCGGGTCGACGCCGCCATTCGCAAGGTTTTATCGTCCCATGATCTTGATGACGTTCAGCAACGCTGGCTTTCTAAGATCGGAGATGAGATGAAGAGCCAAGTCGTCATCGACCGCAAAGCCTTCGACGATCCGCCCTTCGCGCAACACGGCGGCTACAAGCGCTTTGACAAAATCTTCAAAGGGGAGCTCGACGCGATCCTTGAAGAAATCAGAAACAATACATGGGAGCCCGCAGCATGA